The following are encoded in a window of Kitasatospora sp. NBC_01250 genomic DNA:
- a CDS encoding carboxyl transferase domain-containing protein, whose protein sequence is MRAAGSPPPGPLSAAVGGHVTSPAAAAPAPRLRSTVDAGSAAFQANTEAHQALVTELRGKLAAAALGGGLKARDRHTARGKLLPRDRVDTLLDPGSPFLELCPLAADGLYDGAAPAAGVIAGIGRVAGREVVVVANDATVKGGTYYPMTVKKHLRAQEVALENRLPCVYLVDSGGAFLPMQDEVFPDRDHFGRIFYNQARLSAAGIPQIAAVLGSCTAGGAYVPAMSDQAVIVRNQGTIFLGGPPLVKAATGEVVTAEELGGGELHSRTSGVTDHLAEDDGHALDIVRTIVAGLGPRSAQPWPLAPVEPPAVDPAELYGAVPVDPRTPYDVREVISRLVDGSRFAEFKAEYGATLVTGFARIHGHPVGIVANNGVLFAESALKGAHFIELCDQRGIPLLFLQNITGFMVGRQYEAGGIAKHGAKMVTAVACTRVPKLTVVIGGSYGAGNYSMCGRAYSPRFLWMWPGAKISVMGGEQAASVLATVRRDQFEARGEEWAAEAEEEFKRPVREQYERQGNAYYATARLWDDGVIDPMDTRTVVGLALTACANAPLAPPAPYGVFRM, encoded by the coding sequence ATGCGTGCGGCCGGCTCACCGCCGCCCGGCCCGCTGTCAGCCGCCGTGGGCGGCCACGTCACGTCACCGGCCGCCGCTGCCCCAGCGCCGCGCCTGCGTTCCACGGTCGACGCCGGCTCGGCCGCCTTCCAGGCGAACACCGAGGCGCACCAGGCACTGGTGACCGAGCTGCGCGGCAAGCTCGCCGCCGCCGCACTCGGCGGCGGCCTCAAGGCGCGTGACCGGCACACCGCCCGCGGCAAGCTGCTGCCGCGCGACCGGGTGGACACACTGCTGGATCCCGGCTCCCCGTTCCTGGAGCTGTGCCCGCTGGCCGCCGACGGCCTCTACGACGGCGCCGCACCGGCGGCCGGCGTGATCGCCGGGATCGGCCGGGTGGCCGGGCGCGAGGTGGTGGTGGTCGCCAACGACGCCACCGTCAAGGGCGGCACCTACTACCCGATGACGGTGAAGAAGCACCTGCGGGCGCAGGAGGTGGCGCTGGAGAACCGGCTGCCCTGCGTCTACCTGGTGGACTCGGGCGGCGCGTTCCTGCCGATGCAGGACGAGGTGTTCCCCGACCGCGACCACTTCGGCCGGATCTTCTACAACCAGGCGCGCCTCTCGGCCGCCGGGATCCCGCAGATCGCGGCCGTGCTCGGCTCCTGCACGGCCGGTGGCGCGTACGTCCCGGCGATGAGCGACCAGGCCGTGATCGTCCGCAACCAGGGCACGATCTTCCTCGGCGGCCCGCCGCTGGTGAAGGCGGCGACGGGTGAGGTGGTCACGGCCGAGGAGCTCGGCGGCGGCGAACTGCACTCCCGCACCTCCGGCGTGACGGACCACCTGGCCGAGGACGACGGCCACGCGCTCGACATCGTGCGCACGATCGTGGCCGGGCTCGGCCCGCGCAGCGCGCAGCCCTGGCCGCTCGCCCCGGTCGAGCCCCCGGCCGTCGACCCGGCCGAGTTGTACGGTGCGGTGCCGGTGGACCCGCGCACGCCCTACGACGTCCGCGAGGTGATCTCCCGTCTGGTCGACGGCAGCCGCTTCGCCGAGTTCAAGGCCGAGTACGGCGCCACCCTGGTCACCGGCTTCGCCCGGATCCACGGCCACCCGGTGGGCATCGTCGCCAACAACGGCGTGCTCTTCGCCGAATCCGCGCTCAAGGGCGCGCACTTCATCGAACTCTGTGACCAGCGCGGCATCCCGCTGCTCTTCCTGCAGAACATCACCGGCTTCATGGTCGGCCGCCAGTACGAGGCGGGTGGCATCGCCAAGCACGGGGCGAAGATGGTGACGGCGGTCGCCTGCACCAGGGTCCCGAAGCTGACCGTGGTGATCGGCGGCTCGTACGGGGCCGGCAACTACTCGATGTGCGGCCGGGCCTACTCGCCGCGCTTCCTGTGGATGTGGCCGGGCGCCAAGATCTCCGTGATGGGCGGCGAGCAGGCCGCCTCGGTCCTCGCCACCGTCCGCCGCGACCAGTTCGAGGCCCGCGGCGAGGAGTGGGCCGCCGAGGCCGAGGAGGAGTTCAAGCGGCCGGTGCGCGAGCAGTACGAGCGGCAGGGCAACGCGTACTACGCCACCGCGCGGCTCTGGGACGACGGGGTGATCGACCCGATGGACACCCGCACCGTGGTCGGCCTCGCCCTGACCGCCTGTGCCAACGCCCCGCTCGCGCCGCCCGCACCGTACGGCGTGTTCCGGATGTGA
- a CDS encoding acetyl/propionyl/methylcrotonyl-CoA carboxylase subunit alpha: MFDTVLVANRGEIAVRVIRTLRRLSIRSVAVYSDADADAGHVREADLAVRLGPADRSDSTATETYLRGDQIIAAALRTGAQAIHPGYGFLAENPGFARACAEAGLVFIGPPAEAVELMGDKINAKEAVRTVGVPVVPGSRGGATSDEDLIRAAEEIGYPVLIKPSAGGGGKGMRLVRDPAELPSELAAARRVARTAFGDDTLLLERWVDRPRHIEVQVLADAHGTTVHLGERECSLQRRHQKLIEEAPSVLLDERTRAAMGAAAVRAAEACGYTGAGTVEFIVPGDDPDQISPAQHAGSASGKADEDGTDAVREFFFMEMNTRLQVEHPVTELAVAITRPAPDGTPAGWAPAVERLDLVEWQLRVAAGESLSFAQSDVSFLGHAVEARICAEDPAREFLPTGGRILLLDEPRGEGVRVDSGLTAGTTVTSAYDPMLGKVIAYGPDRATALLRLRTALADTRILGITTNAGFLRRLLAHPDVVAGRLDTGLVERLVQQHPELLVEPGDRAAQNATAASEAVLIAAALVRHLGLAPAVASDGWTDPFSLPSGWRLAGEPAWTTHRLRIPGQEPVPVRVRPVSADTVVEATDTSSSGFSDLLVRLGDGPVRRARAVLGATDLALTVDGLRTTFAYATDNSASAPGGSPVLWLGIGGDSWAVHPYDPVAERGSATAAHHGALTAPMPGTVTVVKAAVGEVVRRGQALMVLEAMKMEHVIAAPHDGVVSELHAVAGATVAMEQLLAVVLPEESAEADESAEVNS; this comes from the coding sequence ATGTTCGACACCGTCCTGGTCGCCAACCGCGGTGAGATCGCCGTCCGGGTGATCCGTACCCTGCGGCGGCTCAGCATCCGGTCGGTCGCCGTGTACAGCGACGCCGACGCCGACGCGGGGCACGTCCGCGAGGCCGACCTGGCCGTCCGGCTCGGGCCGGCCGACCGGAGCGACAGCACCGCCACCGAGACCTATCTGCGCGGTGATCAGATCATCGCCGCGGCACTGCGCACCGGAGCCCAGGCCATCCACCCCGGCTACGGCTTCCTGGCCGAGAACCCGGGCTTCGCCCGCGCCTGCGCCGAGGCGGGGCTGGTCTTCATCGGCCCGCCCGCCGAGGCGGTCGAGCTGATGGGCGACAAGATCAACGCCAAGGAGGCCGTCCGCACGGTCGGCGTCCCCGTGGTGCCCGGCAGCCGGGGCGGGGCGACGAGCGACGAGGACCTGATCCGCGCGGCCGAGGAGATCGGCTACCCGGTGCTGATCAAGCCGTCCGCTGGCGGCGGCGGCAAGGGCATGCGGCTGGTCCGCGACCCGGCCGAACTCCCCTCCGAGCTCGCCGCGGCCCGCCGGGTGGCCCGCACCGCCTTCGGCGACGACACCCTGCTCCTGGAGCGCTGGGTCGACCGCCCCCGGCACATCGAGGTCCAGGTCCTCGCGGACGCCCACGGGACCACCGTGCACCTCGGCGAGCGCGAGTGCAGCCTGCAGCGCCGTCATCAGAAGCTGATCGAAGAGGCACCCTCCGTTCTCCTGGACGAGCGGACCAGGGCCGCGATGGGCGCCGCCGCTGTGCGAGCCGCCGAGGCCTGCGGCTACACCGGCGCCGGCACGGTGGAGTTCATCGTGCCCGGCGACGACCCCGACCAGATCTCCCCTGCCCAGCACGCGGGTTCGGCTTCGGGCAAGGCTGACGAGGATGGGACGGACGCGGTCCGCGAGTTCTTCTTCATGGAGATGAACACCCGGCTCCAGGTGGAGCACCCGGTGACCGAGCTGGCGGTCGCGATCACCCGCCCGGCCCCGGACGGAACGCCCGCCGGCTGGGCACCGGCCGTCGAGCGTCTCGACCTGGTCGAGTGGCAACTGCGCGTCGCCGCTGGTGAGTCGTTGTCGTTCGCCCAGTCGGACGTCTCCTTTCTCGGTCATGCCGTAGAGGCTCGGATCTGCGCGGAGGACCCCGCGCGGGAGTTCCTGCCGACCGGCGGCCGGATCCTGCTGCTGGACGAGCCGCGTGGCGAGGGGGTCCGGGTGGACTCCGGACTCACCGCGGGCACCACGGTCACCAGCGCGTACGACCCGATGCTCGGCAAGGTCATCGCCTACGGCCCAGATCGCGCCACCGCGCTGCTGCGGCTGCGCACCGCCCTCGCGGACACCCGGATCCTGGGCATCACCACCAACGCCGGCTTCCTGCGCCGACTCCTCGCCCACCCCGACGTGGTGGCCGGGCGGCTCGACACCGGTCTGGTCGAGCGACTCGTCCAGCAGCACCCCGAACTGCTGGTCGAACCGGGCGACCGCGCGGCGCAGAACGCCACCGCGGCATCGGAGGCCGTACTGATCGCCGCGGCACTCGTGCGGCACCTCGGGCTCGCACCGGCCGTCGCCTCCGACGGCTGGACCGACCCGTTCTCGCTCCCTTCCGGTTGGCGCCTGGCCGGCGAGCCGGCCTGGACGACGCACCGACTGCGGATCCCCGGGCAGGAGCCGGTGCCGGTACGAGTACGACCTGTCAGTGCCGACACCGTAGTGGAGGCCACCGACACTTCTTCAAGTGGTTTCTCGGATCTGTTGGTCCGTCTGGGCGATGGTCCGGTCCGCCGGGCCCGCGCCGTGCTCGGCGCCACCGATCTCGCCCTCACCGTCGACGGCTTGCGCACCACCTTCGCGTACGCGACCGACAACTCCGCCTCGGCGCCCGGCGGCAGCCCGGTGCTCTGGCTGGGCATCGGCGGCGACAGCTGGGCGGTGCACCCGTACGACCCGGTGGCCGAGCGCGGTTCGGCCACCGCCGCCCATCACGGCGCCCTCACCGCGCCGATGCCGGGCACGGTCACCGTGGTCAAGGCCGCGGTCGGCGAGGTGGTCCGGCGCGGACAGGCACTGATGGTCCTGGAAGCCATGAAGATGGAGCACGTGATCGCCGCGCCGCACGACGGCGTGGTCAGCGAACTGCACGCCGTGGCGGGCGCCACGGTCGCGATGGAGCAGCTGCTCGCGGTCGTCCTCCCCGAGGAGTCCGCCGAGGCCGACGAATCCGCAGAGGTGAACTCATGA
- a CDS encoding hydroxymethylglutaryl-CoA lyase — protein MTADQVTAGPHGSQDAETTRTAQPAGDPSTLDLGLPSVLRDPALPARIRIHEVGARDGLQNESAPVPVEVKAEFIARLAAAGLRTIEATSFVHPKWVPQLADAEELLPRLAELRTRYPGLRLPVLVPNERGLDRALAHGADEVAVFASATETFARRNLNRSMAEVLEMFRPVVGRATEHGLKVRGYLSMCFGDPWEGPVAPEQVVEAGRALIELGCTELSLGDTIGVATPGQVAQLLTAFARGGVPVGQLAVHFHDTYGQALSNTLTALRHGVTVVDSSAGGLGGCPYAKSATGNLATEDLVWMLHGLGIETGVDLPALVGTSVWLAGQLGRPSPSRAVQALAGTVSPAN, from the coding sequence ATGACCGCCGATCAGGTGACAGCGGGCCCGCACGGATCCCAGGACGCGGAAACCACCCGGACGGCGCAACCGGCCGGCGACCCGAGCACGCTCGACCTGGGCCTGCCCAGCGTGCTCAGGGACCCGGCACTGCCGGCCCGGATCCGCATCCACGAGGTGGGCGCCCGCGACGGGCTGCAGAACGAGAGCGCCCCGGTCCCGGTCGAGGTGAAGGCCGAGTTCATCGCGCGGCTCGCCGCCGCCGGGTTGCGGACCATCGAGGCGACCAGCTTCGTGCACCCGAAGTGGGTCCCCCAGTTGGCCGACGCCGAGGAGCTGCTGCCCCGGCTGGCCGAGCTGCGCACGCGGTACCCCGGACTGCGGCTGCCCGTGCTGGTCCCCAACGAGCGCGGCCTGGACCGCGCACTGGCGCACGGCGCCGACGAGGTCGCCGTCTTCGCCAGCGCGACCGAGACGTTCGCGCGGCGCAACCTCAACCGCTCGATGGCCGAGGTGCTGGAGATGTTCCGCCCGGTGGTCGGGCGGGCGACCGAGCACGGCCTCAAGGTCCGCGGCTACCTCTCGATGTGCTTCGGCGACCCCTGGGAGGGGCCGGTCGCGCCCGAGCAGGTGGTCGAGGCCGGGCGGGCGCTGATCGAGCTCGGCTGCACGGAGTTGAGCCTCGGGGACACCATCGGCGTCGCCACGCCCGGCCAGGTGGCGCAGCTGCTCACGGCGTTCGCCCGGGGCGGGGTGCCGGTCGGGCAGCTCGCCGTCCACTTCCACGACACGTACGGGCAGGCGCTGTCCAACACGCTCACCGCGCTGCGCCACGGCGTGACCGTGGTCGACTCCTCGGCCGGCGGGTTGGGCGGCTGCCCGTACGCGAAGAGCGCCACCGGCAACCTCGCCACCGAGGACCTGGTCTGGATGCTGCACGGCCTCGGCATCGAGACCGGCGTGGACCTCCCGGCACTCGTCGGCACCAGCGTCTGGCTGGCCGGGCAGCTCGGCCGTCCCAGCCCCTCACGTGCCGTGCAGGCACTGGCCGGAACCGTGTCCCCGGCCAACTGA